The nucleotide sequence actccaccttgctgctacaatgtgtacaacacaagtgttgaaggaacaacttcaacatgctgcgctagatatcgctctagtAGCGAATGTAGGCCGATAtggcagcaagagttcaatccagaactcctagagcacaagatctactccatgatcttagataagaacaacaaaTTCTATTATAGGTAGTGGGTACATAGTCTAGGTTACAaagtagaggtgaggacctctatttatagggctttggaaagccttcacatacttctacttataaCTGGAATACTTTAGAAAATATTACTTAGGATTCACCATTCTACTCACAGCTACTTATAAGCTACTTATAACTAGAGAACTCTATAAACAATAGGTAGggtacaaaagaaaagaaaagaaacactacactagagtggaagcatctagaagtagccaaacaaatctgacatatgatttttttttcatctAGTGTTCCTCACCACTCCACCACTAGATCCAGCATCTACAAGGCAATCCCTGTCGATTCCCTTCCAGAACACCACCCCGAAGCTGCATCCCCCCCCCCTGCACCCGACATTGCACCCCCACCGGCTGCAAAGTCGACCTCAACACTGGTTGCTTCTTCCCCAAGGTCCTCCCATGGCAACGATGGTGAATCTACTGTACATGTAAATGGGTAATATTTTTGCACATGTTTGCAGATGTTTCAATTGTGATTACTGCTGTGTCCATGTGACTTATGTATACATTGTTAGTTTGATATATGATTGTGCCTATGCAAAAGTTCAGTTAGTGTGTTATGTGTATTGTTCTGTTCATATGATCTGTGCATAGACAATTCACAAGAGCTTCTGATTTGTGTATACACAAGTTACATGAGCTTCTGATTTGTGCATACACAAGTCACATGAGCTTCATACGATTTCTGCATAGATGAGTACCAAAGTGACATGCATTTTCTTAGAGAAAAATCGAGCATGGCAAAGTGTTCAAGTTGCTAGAAAAATAAAGGTCAATTGAACTTTATTACTCCTTATTAGGTTGCCATACTTTTGTTCCTTGACTACCAACCTTGCAGAGCTCAATATGTATGTATGGCAAAGTGTTCAAGTTGCTAGGAAAATAAAGTTGGCATCATAATTttaatttatactccctccgttcctaaatacttgtctttctaggcatttcaacaagtgactacatacggagcaaaatagatgaatctatactctaaaatatgtttacatacatccgtatgtagtagtcatttgaaatgtctagaaagacaaatatttaggaacggagggagtatataacatCACCTTCTTGGCCGGTAGGGGTTTAGGGTGCAACTTTTGTACATCCAGATCTGATAAATTCTTAGGTGCTAGTAAGTTCTTTTTGTATCAAAGGGTTTCCCCCTCCGAATTCCATTAAGGGAAACCAAGCAGCAAGCTACAAGTCATGAGAACTACAAACACAAACGAAAAACGCAGCAAACAGCTAACTAACAAAGCCCAAAGTAATAAGATCCAGCATCCAACGCAGGAGTTAAGCCCTCTAAACAAAAGCCAGCAGGAGGGAGGCGCACAACAGGAGTGTCACCTAAGCAAAACAGGCATCAACAAGCAGACTAGACCTATTACAAGGAGATCAACGCCTGTGGAGACAAATCCGCACCACCAAAGCAGCCTCAGGCTTGAATCCTCACAACGTTGATCCTCATTGATAAAGAGAAGCAGCTTTGAAGTCATGGAGAATGAAAATAGGACCCTGGCTCGAGCCCATCTAGTGATTAAAGGTAAAATGCTTCGGTACATTGGTGCAGGGGAATGCGTACCTACGCCTTTTAACTACCTTGGGGAGAGCGGACTCGCTGATGACCCTCCTTGGGAAACAAATGAAGTGGGTGGATTGGAGTTCGTCTCCGCCAATTAGAGATACGGTGCTAACCCAAGCTGAGTGAGTGAAGGCTGCGGCTTGACGTACTAGCTGTTTGCTATCAAATCCTTGTGATGCCCTGTAAACCTCACTTGCCACCTGTTCGAGAAGTCTTGACCCCAGCTCCAGCATTCTTCTTGCTTGGTCCTTTGTCTGAAAAATAGACCAAGAAGTAATCCAGTATGTCATAGACTGAACAAGATTCATATGATCATTACATTTTTTGCCATCAAATATAACAGCACTGCGACATTTCCAAACAGTCCACATCAAAGCACCCACTCCAATCATAGCAAGTTTCTGATCATTTTTAGCAAAAAGTTTTAATCCACCTGCCAAACCAGTTCACACCTGGGCACAGATCGAAGATTAAAGGCACATTTAATTAAACTCCACAGAAGAGAGGCAACAGAGCATGAAAAAAAACAAATGGTCTACAGattcatcttcaccacacaaagaaCATTCTTTGGGCCCTTTCCACCACCTCTTGAGCAGAGAATCTTTTGTTAAGTAAACATAACATATGGTCCAAAATATATTAAGCTACCATTACTTGTGACTGTTTGCTTCTTTTATCACTTCATGGTTGATACAGGAAGAAGTTTCCTGCCAAGATGCAGTTTCTACTCTCAGTGGCCAATGAACAATGCCGCAGATCCACGAGTGTTACAATTTCAAATGGGCAGATGTTAACTTGTCTGCAGTTGCTAAAAGCTCCTCAAGGCCAACTCTTCTACACACCAACCGAATCCCGTGGTAGAGAAGCAGGATCGGCCCCAATGGAGTTTGAGCGCAGTTATTCTGAATTATATATCTTGTTGTTATTCTGAAATATATAACTTGTCTTAACTGGGATAATTTGTGATCATTCAAAAAACACAGCACATAAAACTCTCTGTACTAGAGGTCACAAATAACAAGGGCCATGGTGATAACACAGTATGTGGTTGTAGGACTGGACATATTTTTTTACTCACCCAGAATCGGACTATGGCTGTACATCTCTCTGTAATAACAATTACGCACAGCTAACCAGGGATATATAAGTGATTCACAAGGGAACTACGTACCACCAGAAGAAGTTGAAGCTTCACGAGCAGCTTTGCGATCATCCCAAGCCTTCAAGACGCCTTGAATGCGCTCCCAGCTCAGCTTGTCTTCCTCATGCCTAGCCTTAAGAACACCAGTGAGCTTCCTTATCTCGTCTTGGAGCTTGGCCACGTCACTCTTGCTTTTCTTTGCTTCAGCTTGATTCCTCTGCGTGAGAGTTGCTATCTGCTGCTTGTACGCGGCTTCATCTTCGTTCTTCTTTCGAAGCTGCTCCTGCAAAAGAGCGTTGGCCTGCCTCTCCTTGACAAGCTCCTCCTCCAAGTGAGCTCTGGACTGGGCTTCTTGGTCAAGCTGCTCCATCAGCTGATCTGAAACCAGAAACAAAGTAAGCATAGAGGAAGGGGATCGGATCGggaggcaacggcggcggcggggatgggggggggggggggggggggggggggaggggctagACCTAAATCCCCTGATCTCCTCCTCGTTTAATTCCCCTGATCCAATCACAACGAACCACCCAGAAATAAATCGCCGGGAAATCCGCCCGCGCAGGAAAATGAAACGAGAAGGAACAACCCTGGCCCGGAGCCGCCAcacggcgcggcgcggcgggcCTGTCTAGGTGGTCGGCGGCGGGCGTACCTTGGGGCCTCGGAGGACGGCGACGCCTAGGGTTTGCGGTCGTGTCCAGTGGCGAAGAAGAGGGGGACGGACGAGCTGAGATGGGTTTGGGTTGGAGGGGTGGGGGAGAAGTGGGAGCGAAGGGAAGGGGAGAGGCGACACGTCGGGCACAAGTACTAGTAGGGCAGGGCAGCAAATCGGGGGCGATATGAGTTGGAATTACCGACGAAATAAGCAACCGGAAATCTCGACTGCTAATCCCCAACCGATTTCGATTTAATTTAATTTGATTTAGTTCCGATTAGGAGAGAGAGAAAGACCGAGAAAAAAATTAGGACCGGTCTAGCGAGCGGCCAGCTGCTCGCTACAGTTTGCGAGCGGCCGGCCTAAAATTGCAAGTTTTGGTTTTTAATAATCTATAAATAGCAATTACTTTTTTTTGAGCATTAGTACAAACACAAGCGTTCAtacacacgcgcatacactcattcctatgaacgcacacacgcacaccctacccctatgagcacctccaagagactgagccggcatatcatcttgagatttacgaagtcaccgtaggcgcctcatgGGGGGGGGAGGGGCTAGACCTAAATCCCCTGATCTCCTCCTCGTTTAATTCCCCTGATCCAATCACAACGAACCACCCAGAAATAAATCGCCGGGAAATCCGCCCGCGCGGGAAAATGAAACGAGAAGGAACAACCCTGGCCCGGAGCCGCCAcacggcgcggcgcggcgggcCTGTCTAGGTGGTCGGCGGCGGGCGTACCTTGGGGCCTCGGAGGACGGCGACGCCTAGGGTTTGCGGTCGTGTCCAGTGGCGAAGACGAGGGGGACGGACGAGCTGAGATGGGTTTGGGTTGGAGGGGTGGGGGAGAAGTGGGAGCGAAGGGAAGGGGAGAGGCGACACGTCGGGCACAAGTACTAGTTGGGCAGGGCAGCAAATCGGGGGCGATATGAGTTGGAATTACCGACGAAATAAGCAACCGGAAATCTCGACTGCTAGGCTAGACCTAAATCCCCTGATCTCCTCCTCGTTTAATTCCCCTGATCCAATCACAACGAACCACCCAGAAATAAATCGCCGGGAAATCCGCCCGCGCAGGAAAATGAAACGAGAAGGAACAACCCTGGCCCGGAGCCGCCAcacggcgcggcgcggcgggcCTGTCTAGGTGGTCGGCGGCGGGCGTACCTTGGGGCCTCGGAGGACGGCGACGCCTAGGGTTTGCGGTCGTGTCCAGTGGCGAAGACGAGAGGGACGGACGAGCTGAGATGGGTTTGGGTTGGAGGGGTGGGGGAGAAGTGGGAGCGAAGGGAAGGGGAGAGGCGACACGTCGGGCACAAGTACTAGTAGGGCAGGGCAGCAAATCGGGGGCGATATGAGTTGGAATTACCGACGAAATAAGCAACCGGAAATCTCGACTGCTAATCCCCAACCGATTTCgatttaatttaatttaatttactTCCGattaggagagagagagaaagaccgaGAAAAAAATTTGGACCGGTCTAGCGAGCGGCCAGCTGCTCGCTACAGTTTGCGAGCGGCCGGCCTAAAATTGCAAGTTTTGGTTTTTAATAATCTATAAATAGCAATTACTTTTTTTGGGCATTAGTACAAACACAAGCGTTCAtacacacgcgcatacactcattcctatgaacgcacacacgcacaccctacccctatgagcacctccaagagactgagccggcatatcatcttgagatttacgaagtcaccgtagacgcctcgtcgtcgacgggaacgtctcctctcactgaaagTGCATCGcgcgaaaatcctgaaataaatccaggaataatgcgagcaccaggatttgaaccctggtgggttggggataccactgtccacctaaccaactcaaccacacgTTGATTCGCAATAGCAATTACCTAGTGTGTGTCTTTTTTGTCAGTTAGTGGATGTTTTTGTTAGCATTAAATGCGTACAGCAAATACATACAGACTAATCTGTAAAACACGTTTATTTTCGCCTCTTAAATCTTTAAAaagtcatatcttttaaaccacacGTTGGAATTCTGATCCGTTTTCACCTTTGGATtcatcgcgacgagatcttcgaaactagatcccgcatgggtatgttTCGAAAAAAATTTGATCTAACTTTTGTGCTATATGGTGCAACTAAAGTACTGCATTGTGCAACTAGAATACATTGCTGTGCCAACTGAGTATATGTGTGTAAttagtcctgccaactaaatatgAATGcgtgtgcaactagtgtcctgccaactaaacatcaatgtgtgtgcaactaaactatattacaagccaactaagcatatgtgtgtgcaactagtctttctgccaactaaacatcaacgTGTGTGCAATTAGACTACGttacaagccaactaaacatcaatgtgtgtgcaactagactacattataaGCTATGACAATTCATATGCGACTATGCGGACCAGATTGTGCaactctgtggccatgcatgtgccAACTAGAACTACTATGTGTGCAATTACAACTACTGTGGGTGCAGCTCCAAAAAACTGGGTTTGAAAAAAATTGCACCATGCAGTACTAAACTTGCACAAAGCAGTACTGAAGTTGCACGATATAGCGCCAAAGTTGGCAtaaaaaaatttcgtcgaaacatactcatgggggatctagtttcaaagatctcgtcgcaaAGAATTCAACAGTGAAGACGGATCTAAATTCCGAATCGCGGTTTGAAAGATATGGTTTTTTTTAAAATTCGAAAAACCAAAATAATTGTACGTGAAGTTGTTTCTTTCAAATTGGAATAATCAGTGTGAACACATTAAATACTGATAACGACATGCACTAACAGACAAAAATACAACTCATGCATGGCAAGAAAGCTCGGTCGCTCGTTCTCTCCAGTTAGC is from Triticum aestivum cultivar Chinese Spring chromosome 3A, IWGSC CS RefSeq v2.1, whole genome shotgun sequence and encodes:
- the LOC123062432 gene encoding uncharacterized protein, whose amino-acid sequence is MEQLDQEAQSRAHLEEELVKERQANALLQEQLRKKNEDEAAYKQQIATLTQRNQAEAKKSKSDVAKLQDEIRKLTGVLKARHEEDKLSWERIQGVLKAWDDRKAAREASTSSGDKGPSKKNAGAGVKTSRTGGK